The sequence GTGGTGATGACCTACAACAAGCCCTTCACGCACGACAACCACGACGCCATCACCGAAAAAGAAGTCGTGATCGGCGAAGTCAAGGGCGGCCGGGTCGTCAAGGCCCAGTAATCCATACGTTGTTCACCGCAGCGCGGGCCCCACCCGGGGCCCGCGCGGTATCCGCTCGGCGCGCGGGCCGGGATTCTTACTGCGCACACATGATGATTCTTCTACAGCTTATCTACAGCGGTATCGCGCTGGGCATGATTTATGCCGTCATCGCGTTCGGGTATCAGCTCACGTTTGCCACCTCCGGCACCCTTAACTTTGGCCAGGGCGAAGCGCTCATGTTGGGCGCACTGGTCGGACTGACACTCGTCGGCCTGGGCGTGAACTATTGGGTGATGATCCCCATTGTCTGCGTTTTCGGGTTCCTGCAAGGCATGTTCGTCGAGCGCGTCGGCGTACGTCCAGCTATCAAGACACGTTCCGAATTCGGCTGGATCATGGCCACGATTGCCTTGGGCATTATTTTTCGCAATGTGGCCGAAAACATCTGGGGCCGCGACGATCTGCGCTTCCCATCCCCCCTGCCCGAGGCACCCATGAAAATCATGGGCGCCAACGTTCTGCCCATGGAGCTTCTGGTGGTGTTCGGCGCGCTGGCCATGATGTTGCTGGTCGAACTCTTCAATCGCAAATCCATTTACGGCAAGGCCTTCGTCGCCACGTCCAATGACCGCGATGCCGCCGGCTTGATGGGGATCAGCACCGGCCTGGTCATCACGTTCTCCTACGCCATGTCCTCGCTGACCGCCGCCTTTGCCGGCGTGCTGGTCGCACCACTGACCCTCACGGGCGCCACCATGGGTGCGGTTCTTGGCCTGAAGGCCTTCGCCGTGGCCATCATCGGCGGCCTGTCCAGCGGCATGGGGGTAGTCGTCGGCGGCCTCATCCTCGGCATCGCTGAGACCACCACCGGCTTTTATCTGTCGACCGGGTACAAGGATGTCCCCGGCCTGGTTCTTCTGCTGCTGGTATTGACCTTCAAACCCGCCGGCCTGTTCGGCAAGACCGCGATCAAGAAGGTGTAACGCTGATGAAACCTCTGCACCGAGTCCTGGCCCTCGTGGCCCTGGCCTGCCTGGCAGCCATCCCGCTGGGCGTGACCAACACCTACTATCTGCACCTTCTCGAAACCATCATGATTTACTCGATCCTGCTGTTCGGGCTCGATATCGTGGTGGGCTACACCGGACAAGTGTCGTTGGGCCACGCCGGCCTGTTCGGCATCGGCTCGTATGTGGCAGGCGTCCTGGTCTTTCACCTGCAAATGCCCATCTGGATCACGCTGCCGGCGGCCATCATTATCGCGGCCGCGTTCGGCGCCGTGCTGGCTCTGCCCGCCTTGCGCGTGACGGGCCCCTACCTGGCCATGGTGACACTGGCTTTTGGCACCATCATCCAGATTCTCATCAACGAGATGACCTTCCTCACCGAGGGGCCGCTGGGCATCAAGATCAACAAGCCCGCCTTCGGCAGCCACATCCTCGACAAACAGGAGTATTTCTGGCTGGTCGCGCTGCTTCTGGTGCTGTCGCTCGTCGTGGTGCATCGCATCCTCAAATCGCACCTGGGCCGATCGTTCGAAGCCTTGCGCGACAGTCCGATCGCTTCGGACTGCATGGGTGTCTCGGTCTACCGGCACAAGGTGATCGCCTTTGTGATCAGCGCGGGGTTCGCTGGCCTGGCTGGCGCGCTGTACTCCTATTCCGAACAGTACATCTCGCCCAACACCTACAACTTCGAACTCACCATCCTGTTTCTGCTGGCCATCATCATGGGCGGCAGAAAAACGCGCACCGGGGCGATTCTTGGCGCGTCCATCATCGTCCTGTTGCCCAAGATGCTCGATGATATCGAGACCTTCCGCATCATCGCGCTGGTCGTCGCCGTTCTCGTGGCCGGGGGCAGTGCGCTGGCAGTGGCCCGCGGCAAGGCCGACGCCCGTCGCGTGGCGGTGCCGGTGGCAGGCACCATTGCCCTGGCTGTATTTGCCTACTGGCTCGACGCCGTCACCGACTGGCGCTTGAGCATCTTCGGCGTCATGATCCTTTTCGTGGTCTATTACCTTCCCGACGGCATCGTGGGCTTTGTGCGCAACCTGTTCTTCTCCACGCGACGCAAGGCGCTCTCGGTCAGCTCAGAACTGGCCGAGCGCGCCAACGCCGTCCCGACGGCGGCGGCCGGCCCGGTCGAGACCTTGCTGCAGGCCCAAGGCATCCTCATGCAGTTCGGGGGCTTGAAGGCGCTCAATCAGGTGGACCTGGACGTCAAACGCGGCACCATACATGGGCTGATCGGACCAAACGGCTCAGGCAAGAGCACCATGATGAACGTGCTCACCGGGATCTATCTCCCCACTGCCGGCAGCGTGACGTTCGCCGGGCGGTCGCTGGTGGGGATGACACCTGCTGAGATCGCCGCCAACGGTGTGGCGCGTACGTTCCAGAACGTGCAGCTCTTTGGCGAGATGACAGCGCTGGAGAACGTGCTGGTGGGTCTGCATCACAGTTTCACCACCGGGCTGGCCAGTGTCGCGCTGCATACGCCACGCTGGAAGCACGAAGAGCAGAAGGCGCGCGCACGCGCGCTGGCCCTGCTCGAGTTTGTCGGTCTGAGCGACCTCGCAGGCGAAGAAGCACGTAACCTGCCCTACGGCAAACAACGCTTGCTGGAGATTGCCCGCGCCCTGGCGCTGGACCCACAGTTACTGCTGCTCGATGAGCCGGCAGCCGGCCTGACCGCGCCCGACATCGCCGAGCTGCTGGTCATCATCCGCAAGGTGCGCGATCACGGCATCACCCTCATCCTGATCGAACACCACATGGATGTGGTCATGAGCGTATGCGACACGGTATCCGTGCTGGACTTCGGCCAGAAGATTGCCGAGGGGCTGCCTGCCGAGATCCAGCAAAATGCCAAGGTCATCGAAGCCTATCTGGGCGGCGCCACCGCCTGACGCCCTGGAGATCTCACTATGCTTACTGTCAAGAATCTCGAAGCGGGCTACGGCAAGGTCAAGGTGCTGCATGGCATCAGCCTGGATGTTCCCAAAGCCAAGGTGGTGACGCTGATAGGCTCCAATGGAGCGGGGAAAACCACCACCATGCGCGCCCTATCGGGCATGATCCGGCCAACCGCAGGCGAGATCACCCTCGAGGGACGCTCCATCGCCGGCCAGGAGTCCTTTCGCATCGCACGCCTGGGCCTGGCGCATTCGCCCGAGGGCCGGCGCGTCTTTCCCACGCTGTCCGTGACCGACAATCTGTTGCTGGGCGCGTTTCCGCGCCTGACCGGCAGCCGCCCGCGCGGCGATGTGCAGGCCGATCTGGGACGGGCAATGGATTTGTTTCCTCGCCTGAAAGAGCGCCGCGATCAATTGGCCGGCACACTATCCGGTGGCGAACAGCAAATGCTGGCCATGGCGCGCGCCATCATGCTCAATCCGCAACTCGTCCTTCTGGACGAGCCATCCATGGGACTGGCGCCGATTCTGGTCGAAGAAGTGTTTCGCATCATCGCGCGCCTGAAGGAGCAGGGCGTGACCATGCTGCTGGTCGAGCAGTTCGCCGCCGCCGCGCTCAATGTGGCCGACTATGGGTACGTGCTCGAAAATGGCCGCATCTCGGTGCACGGACCCGCCGACCAGCTCAAACATGACCCGGCGGTGGTGGCCGCCTATCTGGGTGGCGGGCACTGACGCGGTTCAGCTACCCGGGCGGCGCCGATCCTGGCGCCGCCCGGGTCTTACTCTTCATCGACGGCCGCGGCATCCGCACCATAGCGCTTCAAGCCATCCAGATCCATCACGCGCACCGCGCCATACTCTACTTTCAGCAGTCCTGCCTCTTCGAGTTTTCCGAGGGCCTGATTGGCGCGCTGCCGTGAGACGCGCGCCAGATAGCCGACCTCTTCCTGCGTGATGGCCAGGCGCATGCCCATGCCGGGGTACAACAAAGGGTTGAACAGTTCGGCCAGGCAGCGGGCCACCCGGGCGTCCGGATCCAGCAACCTGTCGTGTTCGGCCTTGCCGATGAACTGCGCCACGCGCTCATTGAGTTGGTGCAGCAGATAACGATTGAAGGGGATGCTGGTGTCAAGCAGCCAGTCGAAGGTCGCCGCGGGCAAGCGCGCCACCACCGAGTCACGCAATGCCACCACATCGTATTTGCGAACCTCGCGTTTGAGCAGGGAACCCTCGCCTATCCAGCCCCCGGCTGGCACCCCGGTCAACGAGGCGACCTTGCCCTCGGCATTGCCTACCGATACTTTCACCAAGCCGGAAAGCACCCCTATCCACGCCTGGGCGAGTTGGCCTTTGCGCTCTATGATCGTTCCCGCAATCGCGTGCTGCACGGATATGTCGCGTTCGACGCGCACGCGCTGTTCGCTTTCGAGCACGCGAAACCAGGCTGCGGCAAGGTGTAGCGAATCGGCTAGCTGCATCGGGAATACCCTAAATAAACCGTGAATGTCGCGATGGTGACAGTTGAAGGCGACCCAACCTTATACCTTAAGTCCTGCCGTAAATCTAAAACGAACTGGTCAAGCGCACGCCGGGATATCTAGCTCATAACGCTAGCCGTGCTCGCCCAAACCGGAGGAGACAACGTGGCACATCCCCAGCCCCCGGCGCGCCCGGCGGCAGCGCAGACCTTCCCCGCGCTTCTGCTCGAACACGCCAGTGTGCGCCCATCGCGCCCGGCCATCCGCGAAAAAGATCTGGGCATCTGGCAGACCCTGAGCTGGGCCGAGGTGGCCGAGCGCGTGCGTCTGCTGGCCCATGGCCTGGCCGCATTGGGCATCGGCCCTGGCATGCATATCGCCGTCATCGGTGAGAACCGGTCCCGGTTGTACATCGCCATGATGGCCGCGCAGACACTGGGCGCGATCCCGGTACCGCTATACCAGGACGCAGTGGCCCAGGAAATGGTCTACGTGCTGCAGGATGCGCAGATCCGCGTCGTGGTTGTGGAGGACCAGGAACAGGTCGACAAGATGCTGGAAGTGCGCGCGCAATGCCCGGCACTGCGCACCGTGGTCTATGACGATCCGCGCGGCATGCGTCACTACCACGATGACCTGCTGCAATCCTATGAAGCGCTCGAAGACGTCGGTCGCCAGCACGCCCAGGAACATCCCGAGTTCTATCTGCAGGCCGCGCACGCCGTGCAGCCCCACGACACGGTGGCCATGTTCTATACATCAGGAACGACGGGCAAGCCCAAGGGCGTAGTGTTGACTCATCACGCTCTGATCGACCGGGCCCAGGCCGTGGCGCGGATGGAAAACCTGACCGACCAGGAAGATGT comes from Bordetella holmesii ATCC 51541 and encodes:
- a CDS encoding branched-chain amino acid transport system / permease component family protein, with protein sequence MALACLAAIPLGVTNTYYLHLLETIMIYSILLFGLDIVVGYTGQVSLGHAGLFGIGSYVAGVLVFHLQMPIWITLPAAIIIAAAFGAVLALPALRVTGPYLAMVTLAFGTIIQILINEMTFLTEGPLGIKINKPAFGSHILDKQEYFWLVALLLVLSLVVVHRILKSHLGRSFEALRDSPIASDCMGVSVYRHKVIAFVISAGFAGLAGALYSYSEQYISPNTYNFELTILFLLAIIMGGRKTRTGAILGASIIVLLPKMLDDIETFRIIALVVAVLVAGGSALAVARGKADARRVAVPVAGTIALAVFAYWLDAVTDWRLSIFGVMILFVVYYLPDGIVGFVRNLFFSTRRKALSVSSELAERANAVPTAAAGPVETLLQAQGILMQFGGLKALNQVDLDVKRGTIHGLIGPNGSGKSTMMNVLTGIYLPTAGSVTFAGRSLVGMTPAEIAANGVARTFQNVQLFGEMTALENVLVGLHHSFTTGLASVALHTPRWKHEEQKARARALALLEFVGLSDLAGEEARNLPYGKQRLLEIARALALDPQLLLLDEPAAGLTAPDIAELLVIIRKVRDHGITLILIEHHMDVVMSVCDTVSVLDFGQKIAEGLPAEIQQNAKVIEAYLGGATA
- a CDS encoding cyclic nucleotide-binding domain protein is translated as MLSGLVKVSVGNAEGKVASLTGVPAGGWIGEGSLLKREVRKYDVVALRDSVVARLPAATFDWLLDTSIPFNRYLLHQLNERVAQFIGKAEHDRLLDPDARVARCLAELFNPLLYPGMGMRLAITQEEVGYLARVSRQRANQALGKLEEAGLLKVEYGAVRVMDLDGLKRYGADAAAVDEE
- a CDS encoding branched-chain amino acid transport system / permease component family protein translates to MILLQLIYSGIALGMIYAVIAFGYQLTFATSGTLNFGQGEALMLGALVGLTLVGLGVNYWVMIPIVCVFGFLQGMFVERVGVRPAIKTRSEFGWIMATIALGIIFRNVAENIWGRDDLRFPSPLPEAPMKIMGANVLPMELLVVFGALAMMLLVELFNRKSIYGKAFVATSNDRDAAGLMGISTGLVITFSYAMSSLTAAFAGVLVAPLTLTGATMGAVLGLKAFAVAIIGGLSSGMGVVVGGLILGIAETTTGFYLSTGYKDVPGLVLLLLVLTFKPAGLFGKTAIKKV
- a CDS encoding ABC transporter family protein, coding for MLTVKNLEAGYGKVKVLHGISLDVPKAKVVTLIGSNGAGKTTTMRALSGMIRPTAGEITLEGRSIAGQESFRIARLGLAHSPEGRRVFPTLSVTDNLLLGAFPRLTGSRPRGDVQADLGRAMDLFPRLKERRDQLAGTLSGGEQQMLAMARAIMLNPQLVLLDEPSMGLAPILVEEVFRIIARLKEQGVTMLLVEQFAAAALNVADYGYVLENGRISVHGPADQLKHDPAVVAAYLGGGH